CATCATTCCGCCGCTCACCAGCGAGACGATGAACATCTTCAAGAACTCGTCGGTGGCGTTCGCCGTCTCGGTGACCGAACTCACGATGTTCGCGATGCAGGCGCAGGAAGAAACCTCGCGCGGCATCGAGGTGTACCTGGCGGTGACGGCGCTCTACGTGATCTCGGCCTTCGCGATCAACCGCATCATGGCGTACATCGAGAAGAAGACGCGCGTGCCGGGCTTCATCGTCTCGGCCAGTGGCGGCGGAGGACACTGACATGATGAATCTCGACCTGTCGTTCTACAACTGGGACGTCATCAGCAACTTCGTCGTCAAGGGCTTCTACTTCAGCATCATGCTGACGATCGTGGCCACGGTCGGCGGCGTGATCTTCGGCACCGTGCTGGCGCTCATGCGCCTGTCCGGCAAGAAGTGGCTCGACGCGCCGGCCGCCATCTACGTCAACGGCATGCGCAGCATTCCGCTCGTGATGGTGATCCTGTGGTTCTTCCTCCTGGTGCCGGCCTCGTTCTACGCGGCCTTCGGCTCCATCGGCTCGAACTACCGCTCCGAAATCTCGGCCGTGATCACCTTCATCGCATTCGAGGCGGCCTACTTCAGCGAGATCATGCGCGCGGGCATCCAGTCGATCCCGCGCGGCCAGGTGCATGCGGGCCAGGCGGTTGGCATGACCTACGGCCAGAACATGCGCCTGGTGGTGCTGCCGCAGGCCTTCCGCAACATGCTGCCGGTGCTGCTCACGCAGACCATCATCCTGTTCCAGGACACCTCGCTGGTCTACGCCATCGGCGCCTACGACATGCTCAAGGGCTTCGAGACCGCGGGCAAGAACTTCGGCCGCCCGATCGAGGCCTACCTGCTCGCTGCCGTTGTGTACTTCATCATGTGCTATGCCTTGTCGTGGCTCGTCAAGCGCCTCCACAAGAAGATTGCCATCATTCGCTGAGTGGCTGAACCGGAGAAACAAATGTCCGAGAAAATGATTGAAATCAAGAACGTCTCCAAGTGGTATGGCCCGGTGCAGGTGCTCAACGATTGTTCGGTGAGCATCTCCAAGGGCGACGTGGTGGTGGTGTGCGGGCCGTCGGGCTCGGGCAAGTCCACCCTCATCAAGACCGTGAACGCGCTCGAGCCCTTCCAGAAGGGCGAGATCACCGTCAACGGCATTCCGCTGCACGACCCCAAGACCAACCTGCCGAAGCTGCGTTCCAAGGTCGGCATGGTGTTCCAGCACTTCGAGCTGTTCCCGCACCTGTCGGTCACCGAGAACCTCACGATCGCCCAGATCAAGGTGCTCGGCCGCAGCCCCGACGAAGCCAAGACCCGCGGCCTCAAGATGCTCGACCGCGTGGGCCTGATGGCGCACAAGGACAAGTTCCCGGGCCAGCTCTCGGGGGGCCAGCAGCAGCGCGTGGCCATTGCCCGCGCGCTCAGCATGGACCCGATCGTGATGCTGTTCGACGAGCCCACCTCGGCGCTCGACCCCGAGATGGTCGGCGAAGTGCTCGACGTGATGGTGAGCCTGGCCAAGGACGGCATGACCATGATGGTGGTCACGCACGAAATGGCCTTCGCCCGCAAGGTGGCCAGCCGCGTGATCTTCATCGACGTGGGCGGCAAGATCCTCGAAGACTGCCCGAAGGACGAGTTCTTCAGCCATCCTGAAAATCGCCAGCCGCGCACGAAGGATTTCCTGAACAAGATCCTGCAGCACTGATCGAGCCGCTGCGGCGCCAAAAAGCAAAAGCCACGCTGTTCGCAGCGTGGCTTTTCTACTTGGTGCCCAAGGCCGTCAAGGCAGCCGCGCGATGTGCCTGGCCAGCAGGTCGAAGAAGCCCTCTGCATCGCCGTCCACGATCCAGTTCACGTTGGCGGGACGCTTCAGGCTGCCATGCCAGTCGGCCACCGTCTGGCCGAAACCCATGCCTTCGCGGCTGTCGACTTCGACGTTGACCAGCCTGCCGGTGAAGAGCGAGGGCTGCAGCAGGTAGGCGATGACGGTGGCGTCGTGCACCGGGCCGCCGGGCATGCCGTAGTGCCGCATTTCCTCTGGCGCATAGGCGTCGAGGATGTCTGCGACGATCCTGCCGGCCCGGTTGCCGATGCTGCGCAACCGCGCAATGCGCGCGTCGCTGGTCAGGATCTTGTGCGTCGCATCGAGCGGCAGCATGGTGATCGGCACGCCGCATTGCAGCACCGCTTCGGCCGCATGCGGGTCGGCGAACACGTTGAACTCTGCGGTCGGCGTGATGTTGCCGCCGTTGAAATGCGCGCCGGCCATGAGCACCAGTTCGCGCAGGCCCCGTGCGATGTCGGGCGCTTGCCCGAGGGCCAGTGCGAGGTTGGTCTGCGGGCCGAGCATGGCGAGCGTCACGCTGCGCTCGGGCGCCGCGCGCAGCGTGCGGACCAGGTAGTCGACGGCATGGCCCTCGGCCAGGGGCGCGGCAGGTTCATGCACGTCGACGCCGGTGATGCCCTCGCGGCCGTGGATGTTGGCTGCATGGATGGGCGTGCGCTGCAGCGGGCGTTCCGCGCCGGCATACACCGGAATGTCCGGCCGGCCGGCCCATTCGCAGGCGAGGCGCGCATTGCGCGAGGTCTTGGCCAGCGGGACATTGCCGGCCACCGTGGTCAGCGCCTGGAGCGCCAGTGCCTCGGGCGCCGCCATGGCGAACAGCAGCGCGATCACGTCGTCCGCGCCGGGGTCCGTGTCGATGATCAGGGTGTGGGGCATCCGGGCATTGTCGCGGCCGCCCCTTTGTGGCGCAGGACCCGCGTGCTTACTTCTTGCGCGCGGCAATGGCCTTTTC
The Variovorax sp. OAS795 genome window above contains:
- a CDS encoding amino acid ABC transporter permease, with translation MMNLDLSFYNWDVISNFVVKGFYFSIMLTIVATVGGVIFGTVLALMRLSGKKWLDAPAAIYVNGMRSIPLVMVILWFFLLVPASFYAAFGSIGSNYRSEISAVITFIAFEAAYFSEIMRAGIQSIPRGQVHAGQAVGMTYGQNMRLVVLPQAFRNMLPVLLTQTIILFQDTSLVYAIGAYDMLKGFETAGKNFGRPIEAYLLAAVVYFIMCYALSWLVKRLHKKIAIIR
- a CDS encoding amino acid ABC transporter ATP-binding protein; this translates as MIEIKNVSKWYGPVQVLNDCSVSISKGDVVVVCGPSGSGKSTLIKTVNALEPFQKGEITVNGIPLHDPKTNLPKLRSKVGMVFQHFELFPHLSVTENLTIAQIKVLGRSPDEAKTRGLKMLDRVGLMAHKDKFPGQLSGGQQQRVAIARALSMDPIVMLFDEPTSALDPEMVGEVLDVMVSLAKDGMTMMVVTHEMAFARKVASRVIFIDVGGKILEDCPKDEFFSHPENRQPRTKDFLNKILQH
- a CDS encoding nucleoside hydrolase — its product is MPHTLIIDTDPGADDVIALLFAMAAPEALALQALTTVAGNVPLAKTSRNARLACEWAGRPDIPVYAGAERPLQRTPIHAANIHGREGITGVDVHEPAAPLAEGHAVDYLVRTLRAAPERSVTLAMLGPQTNLALALGQAPDIARGLRELVLMAGAHFNGGNITPTAEFNVFADPHAAEAVLQCGVPITMLPLDATHKILTSDARIARLRSIGNRAGRIVADILDAYAPEEMRHYGMPGGPVHDATVIAYLLQPSLFTGRLVNVEVDSREGMGFGQTVADWHGSLKRPANVNWIVDGDAEGFFDLLARHIARLP